accaagcctagttttgcatatcgCCGACATGTTCAACTTCGTTGCAAAAaatggccgcaagagctaaaaatagaataatcttgtccagctttcacaggtcaaactgctggctggatttccgCGAAACATCACAgtagtgatcagtaccaagcttagttgtgcatatcactggCACGTTcggcttcgctgcacaaaatggcagccagagcttaaaataaaaaaatcttgtccagctttcacaggtcaaactgttgGCTGGATTTCCGcgaaacatcacaggagtgatcagtaccaagcctagttgtgcatatctctGGCACATTcggcttcgctgcacaaaatggctgccagagcttaaaatagaaaaatctggtccggctttcacaggtcagaCTGCTGGCTGGacttcaatgaaacttcacaggagtgatcagtaccaatcctagttgtgcatgtcgctGGCAGgttccgcttcactgcacaaaatggccaccagacctaaaaatagaaaaatcttatccGGCTTTTACAGGTCAAACTTCTCTTTGTTTTTAATACAACTTGTTTTGAATTGATTTAGCTTTTCATCAGAGATACATATAAAAATAGCTCTGAAAATTGTTACTGAAGTTTGTTTATGAATAAGCTTGCAGAGATGGGATTTTGTTAAATATGCAGTGGTTATTCTTTTGAGGTAAACTTGTTGGTGGTAGTAAAGAATCCAACAGCACAGTAATCCTTCATTATTTGAAGTTCCATTGTAAAGTTTAACTTCTGAAATTGCACCAGTTACATTTCATGATAAATTTTGAACTTACTTTAACTTCTCTTACATGtggtatattttcatttatttccaaaaGGGGCCTCAACTGGTTGGTTATATTCACTTGCCTATTAACTCTTAGTTTTGTAAAACCCATATGGAAAGTAGAATGCTTTCATATGATGAAGCCATTATGCCTTACGCttggtcggtagttctacccaaaGTTCCAGCCTGTGCCTTGTAGTGGCATGATTCTTCCTCAACCAAAACAGAAGCTGGAAACTTGCCAAAATAAAATTGTTCTAATATgagttaaaaataaacaaacatcagTTAACACTTTAAGTTATTTTCACTGATATTATATTACAGGCGACTATTGTGGAAAACCTGGACTTGTTTGGTATAGATGAAAAGACATTTGCCCATACAGTACAGGTGAAAGTAGCATGTAGTGCTTCAGTGGTCCCTTCCCAGCAGAAAAATAAGGGGCCACAGGTTGTTGTACAAGGAAATCAAATTCACTTTGTGGCTGAACTTTTAACAGGTAAGTTCTAATGAACTTAGGTATGTTTAAAGTCGTGATATATGATAGTAAAggaaaaatgtaacattttattttcacatgcTACCTTGTAGGGATAAGGTGACCTTGATCTAAACATTGTGACAAGTTGCTTGAATATGGCCTTACCAGGTTGCTTTTAACAGGTGAACATGTTGCCTttctttgaaaaaagaaaatgttacttGAAATAGGAAAGCCAGTTGATTTAAATTTGTAAACTTTCTAAAGATTCAAGTAGTTACTTATATTTGGAAGTaaactttttgaaaaaggaaatattttgtttatagttTCCAAAAGCTCAGAACTTGAAATTACTTAGGTAGATGCATATTTGGTATTTACTTACTAAATGGCAATTTCAAaacatactagtgtttcccaccaagattcatattttgtataaaaaactgTTGGTTactttaacagccggttaaagtttagAATAACTTGACCCCGGGTCTTTACATTGCAACTTTCTTAAGACCAGTCTAGGAAagcaaccttgccattggtcaattaaAAATGTAGCTAAAAATCAGTCATTTGAGACTGGTTTCCAGTCTAAGTTTTATCACCTCATgtattaatttcagtttttcttttttttccaggtTCATACAAGATACCTAGAAAATACTTGAAAGGTGTAGAGAAAGCTCCGAAATCGAAACGAAGATGATGCTTGCCTCCTAATTAGCTTTTCTTTGTTATACAAGGATTGAAatgatatgaaattaaaatttataaatgttatcACTCATTTTCCTCTTTGTTTACAAGGTATTTggaatttgtttatgaaaattttaagaaagaaTGTGATTTAGTGTCTTTAAAGGGACTGCTTTAGccttaaatatatatcaaacaacATAGGATGAGTCTCTATGGTCAGTAAATGatacatattgttttaaaactaacCTTACATTGGTTAATAtatcaaggtcattgtgaccttgatgtCAGAATCCTGTCCATGAACACATGTAGAATGCTTAGGCCTACAGTGGTCagttgatgaaaaaaaaagattacgtTTTCTTTGGTCAATAACCATGATCAAGAGGATGACAGCAGTTTCAGAGCGTTTTGATCTGTGACatcatacttcataggatgattatcAGTGGCTTATAGATGACCTTACAGTTTGGTGATCTTAATATCAAGGTCACTGCAACCTTAAGCCTGAAAATAGTTTACGTTCAATAACCTGAGAATTTGTAGACCTACCATTGATTTGTATAGGGTCAGTGGTTGATGTCTCTAGGTCATAGATTAAGATCATTCAAAATGATCCAGGCTTCAAATGTTGGATGCTTACTAGTAGTCAATAGATGAcagctcagtaggtcaaaggtcgctCATTGTAGGTTTCAGAGGGTTTCTGATCAGTGGTTGATCGGTTGAGGACTAAGGTCATCGTGACTAAGATTCAATTTCCACTCGATAGTTGAAGAAAGTCTGGGCCCTCAATAGGCAGATTACTTTTATCTGTTCATTAGCGAAAGACGTTGGTATTAACTTTGCTAAAAATGGTGGTGGTAATAAAAGACGGCAATATCCAAACAGAAAATGCCAGCGTCTGAGGGGCATTGCAAAGGGATCTAGAGACTCGATCAGGTGGTAAAACATTCAGACAGAAACTTTTTAAGGCCCTGGGTTTGCTCCCTCGAAGAACGAGATTCAGATTTagctatataaaatatacaacattCGTCATACTGTTACACATAGCCGGACTTGTCTTTGGTTATAAATACTTATCTCATTTTTGAAAGATAACTATAGTGGTTTAGCCGAGATGTTCTAAAATTTACGAACTCTCTTTGTATTCGTGCGCATATTTCAGCGTTGCGTTCGAGCTTctcttggggcgtagaattcttcacgtgaagaagccatccagctggcttataggtcggtgattctacccaggtgctcgcccgtgatgaaataatgcccggacaGGGTCTTCCAGGAATATGACCTATTTTTGCGTCGTTGTTAATAAACCCaacaagaaatatttcaataGTATGCTCCCGAACGAAACATGTACgctttttttctttaagtatattattttaaatgatcATGCTTTCGATTAAAAGTTTGATAAAAGGTTGTTTTCGAAATTTCTGGCGAGAGAGCaaaatcattgcaaaatgaaaaattggtgcgGATTATTTTATTTTCACCTAATTCAGCACGtgatatatctggtattttcattCCATTTCATTCTGGTTCAATTGGTACCGTCTATTAAAACTTCTTATAAACCACTAAGCGGATTttacaaagtttggtgaagaatcTTAACCCCTGCGTGTATATTGTCAGAATTAGAGCCGCTTTTTGTACCAAGAAAAATGAATTTTGCATGCCGTGAAGGATTTTCCATGTTTTAGCCGATGCTGGAAGAACTGTCTTACACCCTGGATATAAAATGACTCGTGTTGTAATGTATGAacgaatgcgtaaattcataggTTACTATAACAAATTTtgcttaatagaaaaaaaacattcgtttatttaatttcttctatCAGTTGAAGAATACTGCATACAAGAAAGAAGAATCTCTCACTGGTTGTATGTGTGGATGAAAATATACACGGCTCTCTGGTAGTTGTTTCCGCATTATgtctcgttaccgcctaaacagatATTTCAATCCGCACCTTTAGACAGagaaatattcttaaaattgtttacttaaacatcttgTTTTGGTCCACATTTCTTAACTACTGTAACAGCCATCGCTATGAAACATTAAAGATTGTTAATTATCATTAGGTGATTAAGCAGGCAAAAACTGAATTTTGAATCTTTCAGTCATTTTTTATTAAAGGGACATATTTTAGGGGCTTTTAATCTATCCGACATTTACGTAGGAAAGGAATACCTTAAGGGACTGCAGCGAATCCCATTCCCATTAATGTAAAATTGTAATTTGTGTTAAAcaggtaaacaaataatcaaCAGTGAGACAAAAACATGAAGGATTGTAAATAACTAGTGAGAGATCCGGAAAACCATTCCAGACTGACTCGGTCGTCGAAGACTACATATGGCCCATTTAAATGCCATCTTTTTAACTTAGCAATAAGATGTAATGACGCTGACGTTTTGACGTAGAAACGTAACGTCGGTGACGTAATGTGGTCTTGGATACACGACGTCAGTTATGTTTGTTATGTCCAGCTAGTCGGACGAGCACGCATATTTTAAAACCTATTACCAGCTAAGAAATATCTAAATGATACATCAAGCTAACAAAGCAATGGTAAGTAGATACATTGTTTAGTACATgcaaatgttgttttgtttgggATATTCATATCGAAGTAATGttttagatattcttttcaaacgtTTAAAACTACAGCTTctagatttaaaataatttcggTATTTACTGTTGATCGCTATTTCTTCAAATATGTAATTTGTGTACAGTCCAGtcataagaaattaaaaatgtaaaacacaaacaaataaatgaaacatttaaacccataaattaaaataaaattttgtaattgtcttttttttttgatgattcatattaattaaataataatttctaaaaaaggTATAATGGGTgtgaattaaaataaattcataggTTTTAAAAACGCCTTCTTTAAAACTGTCTGATTATTTTGACCAGTGTTTAATTCCTTTATATCCTTGGACCCGTTTCACGAAGATTAGAACTGAAGATAAAAATGTTTCACCAAAACATATTTGTCTATTCGTCTATTCAAAAGATTAAGAGTCGAATAAAGATATAGTAGTTATGTCACAACATTGAATTGAGGGCACATTCTTGCGACGATATAAGTCATAGACTATGAAGAGgtgtgttgaaataaaaaaagaaagaaacaggcTGTAGCTCTTTATGTCCTTAAATCGAAAGATTTGTCACTTAGTTTTAGCAGTAACTTTGGTGAGCGGTGCGTGTAATTGTTTAAAATGGCGCGACCAAACATGTAGTCTGCACACTTTCATATAGTTTTACTTGTAATCTCTCGAGACttttgtcacagggtgagaaaaaagtgcagccagaccgggactcgaacccggggcctcggaataccgttccggtGCTACCAGACCACtcacacattttctccccgtttaaatattcaagtccTGTACCGCGACATACTTCCCCGCTTTATGAATGGTCTGTCGGTTCGGTCAATAGTTAACATATTGAACCTCGGTTCCTCGAACACTAAGTCATAGTTTTAACTATTTATTGGTAAGCCTTTCAAATAAGTGTATGTTTGCATAACTGACCGCTTTATGGCTTGGTTGCCGGTCAGAAGTCCTCGCATTTCACTGTCGTCTTGATTATGCAAACGCTAGAAAGAATAACACGGAACTGAAAGTTCTAAATACATGAgaagtttcaaatatttttaaaacgagAGAAATGCTTTAGATAAGAAAAGACAAGACATCAGAAACAGATGaaacacaaaaaatatgtttttgaatgATATATTTAAGTAAGATATCGATATGGGAATAGTTTTTCCTATTTgatcatttttctttctttaacgTGTTTTGAAgtagaatttgagaaaaaaacaagGACCTGATTAATTTGCTCAGTttatgttttcattgtaacatgAAAACATTGCTTTGATGTGAACTAAAATTGCTTGAAAGTTTGGTAACAGCCCATGAACAAACGGCaaaatcaaaactgaaattttaaactCATTACAGATAATGTTGATCAGAGAGTAGACTCAGCATATTTCCCATTTTTATAGAGAGCTTGAACTAACACCAGTCTTCATACGTGAGGTGAGCATTATATTTCTATTTCCAGCGTTATGACACGCCGTAAACCACTTAGTGATGCAGATATGACCTCGTCATCAGACGACATCACAGAAAGGCCATCAACAGAAGATCATGTGATCAAATCATCACGTGACATATCTGTTGCTGATCACCATACCCCTGACCCAGCATGCGAAAAAGAGACTCCTGTATTGAAAGAGAAAATAGACGCTGATCCTAGCGTTCAAAAAGGTACGCATATAAGTTGGAAACCTTAGGTATTCATAAGAATAGCTTGTTCCAATGAACCATTAAAGATTAGCAGTCGACTTTATTTtgagaatcttttttttttttttaaaaatgatatgtaTAGTTTATTCATCATATTATCGTTGAGCCTACAACATATTTTCCCTAAAGGTTGCTTGCCTTGCATTGAAAATCAATTTCATTATTGCAGATGATAACGGGACTCCAGTTCGAAGCATTCGTATCAGTCCAAGATCGATGAATTCTAGAGTGTACGCCCCACTTCCGTTCATCAAGCGTGACATGCCGGCGTCTGCAACCGATCATAAATCTGAACCTATGACAGACGTTGTGACCCCAGTCAATGATACTGTGGATATGTACACTCTTTATATGGAGCATACTTCAGTACAATTACGGAGGATCTATTCACCTGTACCATACAGCAGGCATTGCTTCTCCTATTCTCCAGTCAACTGGCAGAAGCCAGAAGAAACCCCTACACAAAAAGAGAGACATCCAGAAGATCAACAGAAAGATATCATGATGTTAGAGAAAAAACTTCTTTCTGAGATTCCAACGTCGAACGACAACAGTGGAAGCAACTACCCTGTTTCACCTACGAAAGGTAATGCAAACTATAATAAAAAGTTCACAAAGCTTTTTTTACATGTCAAGATTCTTTATAGGAAAGTTGTCGGCATTGTACTTTATATAACAAGTAATACAAAAGTGTGTTTGtgttgtttgttgggtttaacgtcgcgccgacacactttaggtcatatggcgactttctagctttgatgtcggaggaagaccccagaggCACCTGCCTCTTGGTGCATTGGTCATACAAAAGACGCCTTGGATATGCATGACTTAATATTGCGCCACTGTCTTTTTAGTGCATTTGAAATTCGATAACTCGAAAATCTTTAagactttttgaaaatattatgagACAATAGATTTTGAGAATAACATACATTTTGAGGTGTATATTCTAATCATAAATTGAATAAATGAAGCCGTTTAACAGAACTACAGTTATTTTACCTAAATAAAAGGTCCGAAAGATCAAAATGAGGTATTCCAAAACATATATTTACCATCAATACATTTAATCATATATTTAGCataaacttaaatatttaaaatgtagcaTTTCGTTGATACGTTGcctttgtaatttattttctttgatttgatagcCACTTCAGAAACATTCGTTACCGATGACGATGTCGACACGGTCGCCGCAAGTAAGGCAGCGGGCATGGAGAGAACGCTCGAGAAAAAAGACCCTTGTGGTATAAACACAAGTCCGGAACGCAATTGCCCTAAAGAGAACACCCAAGTGGAAAATGATatcaaacagaaagaaaataggCGGAAAGAACAGCTAATCAAGATGAAGCCAAGTGAGAAGCAACAGTTCGCAGTAGATCAGGATACAACAGCCAAACAATCGAAAAAGAAAagtacaaaagcaaaacaaagcaAACCCAAGAAGCCATCTAAAGTTCCTATATCTAATACAACTACTGTCAAGGAAAGCAGAGCATCTAAAGGTTAGTTATCAAGTTTCTAATCAGTTAACTCTAAGTACTTCAATATAACCAGCTGACTTTATTTTCCTTGTTTCCTAATATAGTATACTCTTTTGTAACATAAGAAAGCTGTGAAGTTATTTTTCCATGATTCCGTAGTGCTTGTCTTGCGTATACAGCTCCGTCTCTGTTCTCTTAATAATTCATGCTACACATTCATTACTCATTGTCCTTCAGATTCCCAAGAAATGCTGGAGCTGAAAAGGGTATACGAAGCGCACTTGAAAGagaaagaagaatttgaaaaaatgatCGAGACACGAGAAAATGAGATAAATGAGCAATTGAGGTACcaatcattttgttatattttctgtgtttttttttcggtTTAGACTGGTCAATGACGTAAATCGACATTCTACTGTTATACATTAAGACAAAGATTCATACTTCAAAATTTAACTTGGTCTGATGAACTGATAAATTTTGTGAATCTCTGTGTTTGATGTCAGATTAATCGCATCAACAATTTCAAGAGTTCCATACATTTTTAATTTCTACAGCATTGTGAAACAGTATTGACTTATTTATTAATGTACATCATTTTCTTACAGAGAGATGGATGAGGTGATGGAATCAATCCATTCAGAACATGCTGAGATAGAGAAAACAACTGGAGCATTTGCTGATGCAATTAAAGCCCACAGTAACTACAAAGACGAAGCGTCACGAATCAGAGTTCAACATATAGAGCAAGAGATCAGTTCAGATATTTTGTTAGAAGAGAATGCAGACTTGAAAGAGGAATTTCGTGAActgtatgataaaataaatgaaataaaagaaagacGGTGTTTAGGATTACAGGGGTTAAAGCAAGACACAAAAGAAACGGAATGTGCAGTGGAACACGTGAAAGTCAAAAATGAGGAAGCGGAAGCAGAAACTCAAAAGAAAATAGAAGAATTTAATAGTTTGAGAATGTTACTGATGGGCAATGGTATTACGTATGTTAGAAAGGGAACGTTTGCTCAAGGAGTTGATAGTGATGTTTCTCTTCCAATAGCTAGTGTGTCTAAGTCTCCACC
The sequence above is a segment of the Mercenaria mercenaria strain notata chromosome 3, MADL_Memer_1, whole genome shotgun sequence genome. Coding sequences within it:
- the LOC123523685 gene encoding uncharacterized protein LOC123523685, with the protein product MTRRKPLSDADMTSSSDDITERPSTEDHVIKSSRDISVADHHTPDPACEKETPVLKEKIDADPSVQKDDNGTPVRSIRISPRSMNSRVYAPLPFIKRDMPASATDHKSEPMTDVVTPVNDTVDMYTLYMEHTSVQLRRIYSPVPYSRHCFSYSPVNWQKPEETPTQKERHPEDQQKDIMMLEKKLLSEIPTSNDNSGSNYPVSPTKATSETFVTDDDVDTVAASKAAGMERTLEKKDPCGINTSPERNCPKENTQVENDIKQKENRRKEQLIKMKPSEKQQFAVDQDTTAKQSKKKSTKAKQSKPKKPSKVPISNTTTVKESRASKDSQEMLELKRVYEAHLKEKEEFEKMIETRENEINEQLREMDEVMESIHSEHAEIEKTTGAFADAIKAHSNYKDEASRIRVQHIEQEISSDILLEENADLKEEFRELYDKINEIKERRCLGLQGLKQDTKETECAVEHVKVKNEEAEAETQKKIEEFNSLRMLLMGNGITYVRKGTFAQGVDSDVSLPIASVSKSPPLNSQNIIRTGLEIDIADMGNVSPDIGTHRNDNITENGRLLKWVNEQQNFPSGENEKLSADGDTGERNDSVEVFDNEGSQQQGTTDVYVPKPFSVKLTDENIGEGDAPVCAVKGERTSTDCCGSEVPVRQMSAAEFVRLPVVRERKSRIPKPLVRPYGRAARDCEILKASEGSSLMMTQDENYKRDACISDDKRNVTSSFGYFHPEIERSDRTDVERYDYIKSCSVVSEQCREFKGNTIRRTDGKLSKRSVKKHENAPKNCKKTEIKSKIDTGLQNRPLNATVNKPGNTVHSVTKMDKSSSRNDTKTETANKKYSNISVITNVGCKPSGEKARKPDLPPLKNVSVAAKNADNVPRSSSSFGNKTPLPNIKPANLHKTKTLLTSVKSANQQKDLKRAPEKRAITRPVLPPIKSSKADPHKGPFANAETDNKATQISSKNHTPKARRASFSPTPPTNAPRSTRKPSYRTQKLQSSRQDDKARFSYERA